One window of Amaranthus tricolor cultivar Red isolate AtriRed21 chromosome 13, ASM2621246v1, whole genome shotgun sequence genomic DNA carries:
- the LOC130797519 gene encoding pentatricopeptide repeat-containing protein At1g10270-like — MSYRFLIRSLRRTIPSLSTTTTTITTTTTATTSIHPNLNHSPSFSILNRRTYAFSSAEEAAAERRRRKRRLRIEPPLHALRRDNSSRPPPNASRLPDTTSALTGPRPNLHNRAQSLIRANDLDSASILARESVFSKTRPTVFTCNAIIASMYRAKRRVDVGLEDYKHILAQAPFGPSAVTFRHLTKGLIDLGRIGEAVDLRREMLNKGLGADSLVYNNLIKGFLDLDDFNKANEFFDELKERCHVYDGVINATFMEWFFNKERGKEAMESYRELLDRQFKMIPATCNVLLEVLIRYGKKKEAWELFDSVLDNHTPPNFQAVNSDTFNIMVNECFAEGKYEEAVSTFRKVGTKMGSRQFSMDVAGYNNIIVRFAEHGMIEKVEEFFTELKSKSLSPDVTGYRTLIDAYLKDQRIDDAVQMFNLMVNANLRVIPAYANRWFTELIQNNKAIECSQILTKMGEKEPKPDPYTYEIVI; from the exons ATGTCTTACCGCTTCCTCATTCGTTCTCTCCGCCGCACAATCCCTTCACTTTCCACCACCACAACCACCATAACCACCACAACCACCGCCACCACCTCTATTCATCCTAACCTAAACCATAGCCCATCATTTTCTATCCTCAATCGCCGGACATATGCCTTCTCCTCCGCCGAGGAAGCGGCCGCAGAACGCCGCCGACGAAAACGCCGTCTCCGCATCGAGCCACCTCTACACGCCCTCCGTCGCGATAATTCTTCTCGTCCTCCTCCTAACGCTTCCCGTCTCCCCGACACCACTTCAGCACTCACTGGCCCGCGCCCCAATCTCCATAACCGGGCCCAATCCCTAATCCGGGCCAACGACCTAGATAGTGCTTCAATCCTCGCCCGCGAATCCGTTTTCTCCAAAACCCGACCCACTGTCTTCACTTGTAATGCCATTATCGCTTCCATGTACCGCGCAAAAAG AAGGGTTGATGTGGGTCTTGAGGATTATAAACATATTTTAGCTCAGGCTCCTTTTGGTCCTTCTGCTGTTACTTTTAGGCATTTAACTAAAGGGTTAATTGATCTTGGGAGGATTGGGGAAGCCGTTGATCTTCGTAGGGAAATGCTTAACAAAGGTTTAGGGGCCGATTCTCTTGtttataataatttgattaaagGGTTTTTGGATTTGGATGATTTTAATAAAGCTAATGAGTTTTTTGATGAGCTTAAGGAGAGATGTCATGTGTATGATGGCGTTATTAATGCTACGTTTATGGAATGGTTCTTCAACAAAGAAAGAGGGAAGGAAGCTATGGAATCGTATCGGGAGTTGCTTGATCGTCAGTTTAAGATGATACCTGCTACTTGTAATGTGCTTCTTGAGGTGTTGATTAGGTATGGAAAGAAGAAAGAGGCTTGGGAGTTGTTTGATTCAGTGCTCGATAATCATACTCCCCCGAATTTTCAGGCTGTGAATTCAGATACTTTTAACATAATGGTGAATGAGTGTTTTGCAGAGGGGAAATATGAAGAAGCTGTTAGTACATTCAGAAAGGTAGGTACAAAGATGGGATCTAGGCAGTTTTCTATGGATGTTGCtggttataataacattattgtAAGGTTTGCTGAGCATGGAATGATTGAGAAGGTAGAGGAGTTTTTCACTGAGCTAAAATCGAAATCGTTGAGCCCTGATGTCACTGGATATAGAACACTGATTGATGCTTATCTTAAGGACCAAAGGATTGATGATGCTGTGCAAATGTTTAATTTGATGGTTAATGCCAATTTGAGAGTGATTCCTGCATATGCCAATAGATGGTTTACTGAATTGATTCAGAATAACAAAGCCATTGAATGCTCACAAATCTTGACAAAAATGGGGGAAAAGGAGCCAAAACCCGACCCATATACCTATGAAATTGTCATTTAA
- the LOC130798752 gene encoding uncharacterized protein LOC130798752, translating to MTNQDPSLSFLDHSDPLFLHPADHPGLLLVSKPFNGSNFGSWKKSMSIALSAKNKLIFISSNSQPLATDLKFPQWKRCNDMVTSWILNVLSPDIADSVLYSDSAHDIWKELDDRYGQANGAKLFQLEKDIRLSGQGTNDIAGYFTKLKKNWDELNTLSSLPICSCVITITSEVIF from the exons ATGACAAATCAAGATCCTAGTTTGAGTTTTCTTGACCATTCCGATCCTCTATTTCTTCATCCTGCTGACCATCCTGGTTTATTGTTGGTCTCTAAACCATTTAATGGTTCGAATTTTGGTTCATGGAAGAAATCTATGTCAATCGCTTTATCAGCAAAGAACAAATTAATCTTTATCAGTTCCAATTCTCAGCCTCTTGCCACTGATCTGAAGTTTCCTCAATGGAAGAGATGCAATGATATGGTTACCTCCTGGATTTTGAATGTCTTATCTCCAGACATTGCTGACAGTGTTCTTTATTCGGATTCCGCTCACGACATCTGGAAAGAACTTGACGATCGCTATGGCCAAGCAAATGGTGCCAAGCTATTTCAATTAGAGAAAGATATTCGTTTATCAGGCCAAGGTACAAATGATATCGCTGGATACTTtactaaattgaagaaaaattgggaTGAGTTAAACACTTTATCTTCTCTGCCTATTTGTTCTTGTG TGATTACAATCACATCAGAGGTAATATTTTAA
- the LOC130798323 gene encoding uncharacterized protein LOC130798323 encodes MGKGSKERSKERRESRLQEISLLRTYSYSNHERWWNSKKTIAVVTGGNRGIGFEISRQLASHGISVVLTSRDSEVGIEAVKVLQEVGLSVEFHQLDIVDPQSIEEFADWIKATHGGLDILVNNAGVNFNIGSENSVEHAEQVIKTNYYGTKNLIEALISLMKPSPSGARIVNVSSRLGRINGRRNRIGDPNLREQLSNDDSLSEELIDDTLKNFLQQTKDGSWESGGWPQNFTDYSMSKLAINCYSRYLARKLSDRPEGEKVCINCFCPGWVKTAMTGWSGNSSVEIGADTGVWLALLPGQPPVKGKFFAERREIHF; translated from the exons ATGGGAAAAGGATCAAAAGAACGGTCAAAGGAGCGTCGTGAAAGTAGACTTCAAGAAATATCTCTGCTTCGCACTTACTCTTATTCTAATCATGAGAG GTGGTGGAATTCTAAGAAAACTATTGCAGTAGTGACTGGAGGTAACCGAGGAATTGGCTTTGAGATCAGTCGGCAACTTGCTAGTCATGGGATCTCTGTTGTACTTACCTCAAGAGACTCTGAAGTTGGTATAGAAGCTGTAAAGGTTCTGCAGGAGGTTGGCTTGTCAGTGGAGTTTCACCAATTGGATATTGTTGATCCTCAATCTATTGAGGAGTTTGCTGACTGGATTAAAGCAACTCACGGTGGCTTGGATATATTG GTAAATAATGCAGGTGTAAATTTCAACATTGGATCAGAGAATTCTGTTGAACATGCAGAGCAggttattaaaacaaattattatGGCACAAAAAATCTAATTGAAGCTTTAATTTCTTTGATGAAACCTTCTCCTTCTGGTGCCCGGATTGTTAATGTGAGCTCAAGGCTTGGCCGAATAAACGGAAGAAGAAAT AGGATTGGAGATCCAAACTTGAGAGAACAGCTATCTAACGATGACTCGCTTTCAGAGGAATTGATTGATGATACTCTAAAGAACTTTCTGCAACAAACAAAAGATGGTAGCTGGGAATCAGGTGGGTGGCCTCAGAACTTCACCGATTACTCAATGTCAAAGCTTGCCATTAACTGTTATTCCAGGTATTTGGCAAGAAAACTGAGTGACCGACCTGAAGGTGAGAAAGTTTGCATAAATTGCTTTTGCCCTGGTTGGGTAAAAACGGCTATGACAGGTTGGTCTGGTAATTCATCTGTCGAAATCGGGGCTGACACGGGGGTTTGGCTTGCATTGCTTCCTGGACAACCACCAGTCAAGGGGAAATTTTTTGCTGAAAGACGTGAGATACACTTTTAA
- the LOC130797522 gene encoding uncharacterized protein LOC130797522, whose product MALLSQEEKQREVHASSPFFTKSASMNASHHTQVHLQIQQHNQSQKQKFDGKRFICTYCKKPGHPASKCYRLVGFPKDFRFTKNKKFSGNTVYQQVNDVSPSVETFINNCTSCNNDNGHQHPSPDFQSWNSNNHPHNISQAQFNQLMTMMSNLQTDSKPNTQPGDNNHHPYSGGNTGQAFTATNFSGPLNEEASGTW is encoded by the exons ATGGCCCTATTATCTCAAGAAGAGAAGCAAAGAGAAGTTCATGCCTCTTCACCTTTTTTCACTAAATCAGCCTCCATGAATGCATCACATCATACTCAGGTTCATCTGCAAATTCAACAACATAATCAAAGTCAGAAGCAAAAATTTGATGGCAAAAGGTTCATATGCACTTACTGTAAGAAGCCAGGGCATCCTGCTAGTAAATGCTACAGACTTGTAGGTTTCCCTAAGGATTTTAggtttactaaaaataagaaattttctGGTAATACTGTGTACCAACAGGTCAATGACGTTTCTCCGTCTGTAGAGACCTTCATCAACAATTGCACTTCTTGTAACAATGACAATGGCCATCAGCATCCTTCTCCAGATTTCCAATCATGGAACTCCAACAATCATCCGCACAATATATCTCAAGCTCAGTTCAATCAACTCATGACTATGATGAGTAATCTACAAACAGATAGTAAACCTAATACTCAACCTGGCGATAATAATCATCATCCTTATTCTGGAGGAAATACTGGTCAGGCATTCACAGCTACTAATTTTTCTG GGCCCCTTAATGAAGAGGCCTCTGGAACTTGGTGA